The segment GACGCCCGTGCGGTCGCGCTTGAAGCGCCGCCACATCAGTTGGCCGGGGGAACGGCCAACGAGCTCACCGTCCTTGCCGTCCTTCGTCTTCTTCAGACCCTTGGAATCAAGTCCGGGTGGATCGGACTTGGTTGCCGCGGTCTGGGATGGACTAGTCATCGCGAAGTGCCCCCGCGCCGAGTTCTCTTGGAACGTGAAGCGGCACCTGGTCGCACCGCTGGATGAGCGGACTTTCGCAAGTGATTTATGGCGGAGTCAAGGGGATCGGGTGTGCTCGTGAACAGGTCGTCTACTTCTTGAGCGAAGATTGCGCAGATCGACGCCCGGGCGTGCTTGACAAGGGTCCGCGATATGCGGCATGGGGGACATATCGCCATCAACTTCTTTAACATGAAGGCAACTTCACTGTCGCAACACCGATATACGGACGCGCCATGATGAACAACGTACGGCCGTGCGGGTGCCGTAGACCGGCCGGGACGCCCGAGGGCGCCCCGGCCGGTTGCTGCTTTGTCCGGGTTTCACCCGTGGCCCGGCCGGCTCTGTTGTCGCCGGGCCGGGACTCGAGTAGACCTGCGGGGACACCTCCCCTGCGGGGTGCCATGGACGACTCGGGTACTTCGACACGGACGGGGGGGCGAGCCGTGTCCACAGTGCGGGACAGCGTTCTCACCCGCGGCGCGCGCGGCCTCGGCGCACTGGTCTGCCTGCTGCTCGCGCTGATCGGCGTGGGCTGGATCATCCGCGACCTGGCCATCGCTCAGCACAGTGCGGACGTAGGGCGATTGTGGCTCGGGGAGGCGCCCCGACCAGGGGAGTTCACCGCCTGGGCCACCTCGGCGCTCGACCCGCTGCTGGTGCTCGGCGCGCTCGTCGTCGCGGTCGCCGCCCTGCGCACCGCCGTCGCCTCGACCCTGGTCACCGGCGCTCTGCTCTCCCTGGCGGCCGCCACCGCACTGCTGCGGATCCCGCTGGTGTGGATGCTGGGCGCGGGCTGGCTCCAAGGGCTGGACAGCGGTCTCATGGCGCGGGCGCGGCTGACCGCCCTGGTCCAACTCGCCCTGGCGATCGCGCTGATCATGGTGTGCGCGGCGGGGCGGCGGCGGGACGGGACCGGCGGTCGCGGGGCGCACGGCCTGCCGGCACCGGAGTCCGCGCCCTACGGAGTGGTCCGTGCGGTGCCCTTGGCGGCGGGCCCCGGGGCGCCCGGCAGCCCGTTCAAGGGGCCGGCCGTCACCGTCGCCGTCCTCCTGGGCGCCGCCGGAATCGCCGTCACCGGCTGGGAGATCCACTGGTGGGCGCAGCTCGGCGGGGAGATCTACGCCAAGGGGCTGTTCGGCGACGCCTCCGTCTTCCGCGCGCTGCTCCAGCCGCCGGTGCACTGGCAGGCGGTGGCGCTCGCGCTGCTGGCCCTGGGTGCGGGGGCCGCCGCACTGCGCCGGACGGTCTGGTCCCGGCCTGCGGCACTGACCGCCGCTGCCCTGCTGTGCGTGCACGGAGCCGTGGCACTCGCCTTCGCCGGGCACACCGGGAAGCTGGGCCGCTTCGCCGTGCTGCCCGTCCGGGCCCAGCTGGAGCTGGGCACCGCGGGCTTCGTGGTGGCCGCCGGACTGGCCGCGCTGATCGCGGCGGCCCGGCCCGGCGTCCCGGCGGCGGTCCCGGACACGGACGCGGCGCTGGCGTACGGCGCCGCCCCGGGCGAGGCGCGGCCGCCGCACGCCCCGCCCCCGCCGTCCACGCTCCCGCCCGGCTGGTGAGACGGGCCGGGGGCGGAGGGCTTGAGGGGCGGAGGGCTTAGGGGGCGGGCGAACAGATCCCGTAGGGGGTGCGGGTGCCCCCTGCGGAGCCACAACGGGGCAAGGGGGAAGGGTATTCCCGTGGTCGGTCCCCTGGTCAGTCCCGCATCCCCAACGACCGCTTGAGGAAGTCGACCTGGAGCAGCAGCAGGTTTTCGGCCACCTGCTCCTGGGCCGCCATATGCGTCACCCCGGACAGCGGCAGCACCTCGTGCGGACGGCCCGCCGCCAGCAGCGCCGAGGACAGCCGCAGCGAATGGGCCACCACCACGTTGTCGTCCGCGAGGCCGTGCACGATCAGCATCGGACGGTGCGGCTGCACGGCTCCGGACAGCCCCGCGTCCGTGATCAGCGAGTTCTCCGCATAGACCGCCGGTTCCTCGTCCGGGTGGCCGAGGTAGCGCTCCTGGTAGTGGGTGTCGTACAGCCGGAGATCGGTGACCGGCGCGCCCACCACCGCCGCGTGGAAGACATCGGGCCGGCGCAGCGCGGCGAGCCCGGCGAGATAGCCGCCGAAGGACCAGCCGCGGATGGCCACCCGCTCCATATCCAGGGGAAAGGATCCGGCCAGCGCCTGGAGGGCATGGACCTGGTCGTCCAGGGCGTACTCCGCGAGCCGCCGGGAGACCGACTTCTCCCATGCGGGGGAGCGGCCCGGGGTGCCCCGGCCATCCGCGACGATCACCGCGAAGCCCTGGTCGGCGAACCACTGCGAGGTCAGATGGGCGTTGTGCGCGGCCACCACCCGCTGGCCGTGCGGACCGCCGTACGGGTCCAGCAGCACCGGCAGCGGACCGTCGCCCTCCTGATAGCCGTCCGGCAGCAGCACGGCACACGGGATCTCCCGTTCCCCGGCCAGGACGAGACGGGGGCGGGCGGTCAGGGACGGCTGCTCGGCGTGCGAACCGATCGTGGCGAGCACCTTCTCCCCGCCGTCGGCATCCAGCCGCACCACCTCCACCTGGGTGCCGGGCCGCTCCAGCGACGCCTGGGACAGCACGGTCAGCGCCCCGCCGCGCACCGCGGAGGACACCGTCGCATACGGGCGCTCGCCCACCCGCTCCCAGCCGCCCTGGTCACCGCTGCCGCGGAACCAGGCGCGGTAGACGCCGATGTCGTGCATATCGGTGCCGCTCGCGGAGAACAGGACATCGTCCTCGCCGATGTCCAGGACGGCCCGGACATGCAGCGGCGCCCCGGTCAGCGGCCGGTCGCCGACGAACAGCTTGCGCGCACCGCCCTCGTCCGCGATCCGCACCAGCCGGCCGTCCGGCGTCCAGGCCGGCACCCCGGGGAACGGCTCGACCCACGCCTCGTCCTCGTCCTCGTGCACCGTCCGGGTCGCGCCGGTCGTGGTGTCGACGGTCAGATAGCGCTGGTCGCGCTGGTCGCGGGCCTGTACGAGCAGCAGCGGCGGCCCGGCCGCGGACCAGTGGACGCGCGCCAGATAGGGGTAGCGCTCGGTGTCCCAGACGATGTCGGTGCGGGTGCCGTCCAGGCCGAGCAGGGTGAGGGTGACCTCGGCGTTGCGGGTGCCGGCCGCCGGGTAGGCGACCCGGGTGGGCTCCCGGTCCGGATGGGCCGGGTCGGAGATCCACCAGCGCCGCACCGGCGCCTCGTCGACCCGCGCGGCCAGCACCGCGTCGCTCTCCGGCGACCACCAGAAACCCCGGTAACGCCCCATCTCCTCGGCCGCGATGAACTCCGCGAGCCCCCAGGTCACCTCGGGCCCGTCGGGCTCGGCCAGCACCCGGTCCGCCCGCCCGCCGGCCGCCGCGCCGCCGTCGCCCTCGTCCGACGTCGCGGCGCCGTCCACCGGCACCACCCGCAGCCGCCCGTCCGCCACGAAGGCCACCTGCCGGCCGTCCGGTGACGGCCGGGGGTCCACCACCGGCCCCTGGACCGGGAGTTCACGGGTGGTGCCGGCGCGCAGCTCGGAGACGAACAGCCGCCCCGAGAGGGTGAACGCCGCCAACTCCACGGCGGAGTCCGTCGCATAGCCGACGATGCCCGCCGAGCTCTCCCGGCTGCGCTCGCGGCGGGCCCGCTCCTGCGGGGGCAGGTCCTCGTCCGCACCGGCCAGCAGGGCCTGCGGGTCGGCGGCCGGGAACTCCCGTCCCTCTTCCAGGTCGAGTACCCACAACTGCTGGCTGCGGTCGGTGCCCGCACCGGAGCGGAGGAAGGCGACGCGCGCGCCGTCGGGGGAGAGGGCGTAACTGCGCGGGGCGCCCAGGGTGAAGCGCTGCGTACGGGCGTACTGCCGCGGGAACGAAGGCTGTCCGGTCATGGTGCCGAGCCTAGGGGGTTTCGCACCGGTCAGGGCAGGGACGGAGCCACCGGGTCCGGCCACGACGGCGGACCGGCTCACCCCGGTCGCGCTCGTGAAGATCATGTGCGCCCCCGCTCTGCTTCCGTGCTCCGACTTATGCGCTAGCGCGGAAAGTTATGATCCCTTGCGCGTAGTGGGTACGGGGTAAAGAGCCCTTGGCATACCCGGGTGCGCGGGTCGTGAAGTCGGTCCGGGCACCCTCAACTCTGTCCGGACCGTATGTACTTGGAGGTGAGCCGCCGTGGCACTCTCGATTTCGGCGGTGGTGCTGCTGGCGATCATCGTCTTCTTGCTTGTCAAGAAGTCTGGACTGAAGGCCCCGCATGCGTTGGTCTGCATGCTGCTGGGCTTCTATCTGGCCAGCTCGTCCATCGCCCCGACGATCAAGCAGCTGACGACGAACGTCGCCGGCATGCTCGGGAACATCAAGTTCTGAGCCGCCCCCGACCGGGCCCGCCCGTGGTGGGCCCGTCCGCCGGCCGGGCACCCGGGTGGCGGACGGGATCGCCTGCGGGCGGCGGACGGGGTGGCTCGTAGGCTGTCGGCATGACCGATCAGCCCGCCCGTCCCCCGCAGCCACCCGCCGAGGGGAGCGCCTCGCCCGCCGCCTTTTCCCGGCGGCTGCTGCTGGTGCATGCGCACCCCGACGACGAGTCGATCAACAATGGCCTGACCATGGCCAAGTACGCCGCCGAGGGCGCGCTGGTCACCCTGGTGACCTGCACTCTCGGCGAGGAGGGCGAGGTCATCCCGCCCGAGCTCGCCGCGCTCGCACCGGACCGCGACGACACCCTCGGCCCGTACCGCGCCGGTGAGCTGGCCGCCGCGATGGCGGCCCTGGGTGTCACGGACCACCGCTTCCTCGGCGGGCCGGGCCGCTACCGGGACTCCGGGATGATGGGCGCTCCCCAGAACGACCGGCCGGACGCCTTCTGGCAGGCCCCGCTCGACGAGGCGGCCGGTGAACTGGTGGCCGTGATCCGGGAGGTCCGGCCGCAGGTCCTGGTCACCTATGACCCGAACGGCGGGTACGGCCACCCCGATCACATCCAGGCGCACCGCGTCGCCATGCGCGGTGCCGAGCTGGCCGCACGGGCGGACTTCCGGCCGGAGCTGGGCCGGGCCCATGAGATCGCCAAGATCTACTGGAACTGCAACCCCCGGTCGGTGGTCGAGGAGGGTTTCGCGCGGCTGCGCGCGGCCGGCCACAGCTTCCCCGGGGTGGCCACCGTCGACGATGTGCCGGGCGTGGTACCGGACTCCGAGGTCACGGCGTCCCTGGCCGGCGACCCCGAGTACGCGGTCGCGAAGTCCGCGGCGATGCGGGCGCACTACACCCAGATCGCGGTGGACGGGCCGTTCTTCGCGCTCTCCAACGACTTGGGGCAGCCGCTGTTCCGCACGGAGCACTATCAGCTGGTGCACGGCGTCCCGGGCGCCGCGGCGGGGGTCCGGGAGGACGATCTCTTCGCGGGTATCGGCGAAATGGTGGGTATGGAGGAGAGTGCCCGGATTGAGGAGGCGGCGGAATGAGCACGGCGAAGGGCGGCGGGAACGCCGGTGAGGGAAACGGCGGCGCGGCTTCCGGCAAGGGAAAGCGGTCGCGCGCGGGCGGAACGTCCGGTATGCCGTCCGGTGCCCCCGTGGCGCCGCCGGCCGGTTCCGTGCCGGCCGCGCCGCTGACGGTGGGACGGGTCGGCATATATGTGCTGCTTCTGGTCGCGGGCGTGCTGGTGGCCGGTGCCGGAACGCTGGTGCAAGCGGCCTGGTTCCCCGGCGGTTTGGCGCTGGCCCTGGCCGGTGTCGGCGGCCTGTTCTACGGGGGCGGCCGGGCGACCGGCACCTCCGCGGGCGTGCTGGTGCCCGGCGCGGCCTGGCTGGTGACCGTGTTCCTGCTGCTCAGCAACGTCCGGCCGGAAGGTGACTTTCTCTTCGGCGCGGGGCTCGGCTCGTACATCTTCCTGCTGGGCGGCATCGTGGTCGCTGTGATCTGCGCCACCGCCCAGCAGATGCGTCCGACGGGCGTCCGGCCCGGCCGAGTTGGCGGATGACGTGGTCCAAACCGGGACGGATGCCGTGCCGGTCCGGGTGAACGAACGGGGTCCCGGGGGT is part of the Streptomyces platensis genome and harbors:
- a CDS encoding prolyl oligopeptidase family serine peptidase; amino-acid sequence: MTGQPSFPRQYARTQRFTLGAPRSYALSPDGARVAFLRSGAGTDRSQQLWVLDLEEGREFPAADPQALLAGADEDLPPQERARRERSRESSAGIVGYATDSAVELAAFTLSGRLFVSELRAGTTRELPVQGPVVDPRPSPDGRQVAFVADGRLRVVPVDGAATSDEGDGGAAAGGRADRVLAEPDGPEVTWGLAEFIAAEEMGRYRGFWWSPESDAVLAARVDEAPVRRWWISDPAHPDREPTRVAYPAAGTRNAEVTLTLLGLDGTRTDIVWDTERYPYLARVHWSAAGPPLLLVQARDQRDQRYLTVDTTTGATRTVHEDEDEAWVEPFPGVPAWTPDGRLVRIADEGGARKLFVGDRPLTGAPLHVRAVLDIGEDDVLFSASGTDMHDIGVYRAWFRGSGDQGGWERVGERPYATVSSAVRGGALTVLSQASLERPGTQVEVVRLDADGGEKVLATIGSHAEQPSLTARPRLVLAGEREIPCAVLLPDGYQEGDGPLPVLLDPYGGPHGQRVVAAHNAHLTSQWFADQGFAVIVADGRGTPGRSPAWEKSVSRRLAEYALDDQVHALQALAGSFPLDMERVAIRGWSFGGYLAGLAALRRPDVFHAAVVGAPVTDLRLYDTHYQERYLGHPDEEPAVYAENSLITDAGLSGAVQPHRPMLIVHGLADDNVVVAHSLRLSSALLAAGRPHEVLPLSGVTHMAAQEQVAENLLLLQVDFLKRSLGMRD
- the mshB gene encoding N-acetyl-1-D-myo-inositol-2-amino-2-deoxy-alpha-D-glucopyranoside deacetylase, whose protein sequence is MTDQPARPPQPPAEGSASPAAFSRRLLLVHAHPDDESINNGLTMAKYAAEGALVTLVTCTLGEEGEVIPPELAALAPDRDDTLGPYRAGELAAAMAALGVTDHRFLGGPGRYRDSGMMGAPQNDRPDAFWQAPLDEAAGELVAVIREVRPQVLVTYDPNGGYGHPDHIQAHRVAMRGAELAARADFRPELGRAHEIAKIYWNCNPRSVVEEGFARLRAAGHSFPGVATVDDVPGVVPDSEVTASLAGDPEYAVAKSAAMRAHYTQIAVDGPFFALSNDLGQPLFRTEHYQLVHGVPGAAAGVREDDLFAGIGEMVGMEESARIEEAAE
- a CDS encoding DUF6113 family protein; this encodes MSTAKGGGNAGEGNGGAASGKGKRSRAGGTSGMPSGAPVAPPAGSVPAAPLTVGRVGIYVLLLVAGVLVAGAGTLVQAAWFPGGLALALAGVGGLFYGGGRATGTSAGVLVPGAAWLVTVFLLLSNVRPEGDFLFGAGLGSYIFLLGGIVVAVICATAQQMRPTGVRPGRVGG